In the genome of Quercus robur chromosome 3, dhQueRobu3.1, whole genome shotgun sequence, one region contains:
- the LOC126716733 gene encoding zinc finger BED domain-containing protein RICESLEEPER 2-like yields the protein MEPSSDASPSQATPTATTTEPVAQAAQAVPTAHGEVPPLPPKGKGNVCTNRKKSIAWNHFEKVDIGDGHFKAVCNYCQKTYLADSKGHGTANLLNHTPICVKNPNRKILSGQQTLMFEPKMDGEEGFQLVPTAFNVEASRKALAEMVIIDELPFRFVEGSGFQRYATTLQPKLRIRDIPSRQTIARDVISIYGVEREKLRGALKGRRVCLTTDTWTSIQNLCYMSLTSHFIDDDWKLHKRILNFCQVDDHKGETIGRKIELCLREWGINGIFTLTVDNASSNGATIKFLENVTKDWEGTVLEHEFLHMRCCAHILNLIVGDGMREIDASIAKVREAVRYVKSSPNRHQTFVGFVERLGIESKSLLCLDVPTRWNSTYLMLETAQKFEKVFIRMDFEDDSYSSYFMNKENSGGMGSPSSIDFQNCRIFVGFLKLFYNATKKFSGSLYVTANTFFDEMFVIQENISNLSKSQNHLLKNMATKMESKFDKYWGKGDKMNHLLYVAVILDPRKKLRFLKFCFSEIYGNEVADVMVDLVRGALVKLYDFYSRVDSSNVQVASERERTHIEGESIGCSDPYVMVNSRFERFLEAEQSIGCSNEIDKYLAENCESRRGDVKFEILGWWKANSDRYQVLSKLARDVLAVPVSTVASESAFSTGGRILDPFRSSLSPLMVQNLVCAQDWLQALVPISFRKSKDEVEVLEDELHDLVIRQAARGGGSSSSSKGISINIDD from the exons ATGGAACCCTCAAGTGATGCATCCCCTTCCCAAGCAACACCTACTGCCACAACAACTGAACCTGTTGCCCAAGCTGCCCAAGCTGTACCTACTGCCCATGGTGAGGTTCCCCCACTTCCACCTAAAGGTAAAGGCAATGTCTGTACTAATAGGAAAAAGTCTATTGCCTGGAaccattttgaaaaagtagataTTGGTGATGGTCATTTTAAGGCTGTTTGTAATTACTGTCAAAAAACTTATCTAGCTGATAGTAAGGGGCATGGTACTGCTAATTTGTTGAATCATACACCAATCTGTGTTAAAAACCCTAATAGAAAGATACTTAGTGGGCAACAAACCTTAATGTTTGAACCTAAAATGGATGGGGAGGAAGGGTTTCAGCTTGTACCGACAGCCTTTAATGTTGAGGCTTCTAGAAAGGCACTTGCTGAAATGGTTATAATAGATGAGTTGCCTTTTAGGTTTGTTGAAGGGTCTGGGTTTCAAAGATATGCAACAACCTTACAACCTAAGTTGCGAATTAGGGATATCCCATCTCGTCAAACTATAGCTAGGGATGTGATTAGCATTTAtggtgttgagagagagaaactaaggGGGGCTTTGAAGGGTCGTAGGGTGTGTCTTACTACGGACACATGGACGAGTATTCAAAATCTGTGTTATATGTCCCTTACAAGTCATTTTATTGATGATGATTGGAAGTTACATaagagaattttgaatttttgtcaagttgaTGACCATAAGGGAGAGACTATAGGTAGAAAGATTGAGTTGTGTTTGCGTGAGTGGGGTATTAATGGCATATTCACTTTAACAGTGGACAATGCTAGCTCAAATGGTGCCACTATTAAGTTTTTGGAGAATGTAACTAAAGATTGGGAGGGGACTGTTTTAGAACATGAGTTCTTACACATGAGGtgttgtgcacatatcctaAATTTGATTGTGGGGGATGGTATGAGAGAAATTGATGCATCCATTGCAAAGGTGCGTGAAGCTGTGAGGTATGTGAAGTCCTCACCAAATAGGCATCAaacttttgtgggttttgtggagAGATTAGGTATTGAGTCTAAGTCTCTTCTTTGTCTAGATGTACCAACTAGGTGGAACTCTACCTATCTCATGTTAGAAACcgcacaaaaatttgaaaaagtgttCATACGTATGGACTTTGAGGATGATAGTTATTCTTCATACTTTATGAACAAGGAGAATAGTGGTGGTATGGGATCTCCTAGTagtattgattttcaaaattgtagGATATTTGTGGGGTTTTTGAAGCTTTTTTACAATGCCACAAAAAAGTTTTCAGGTTCTTTGTATGTTACTGCCAACACCTTTTTTGATGAGATGTTTGTCATTCAAGAGAATATTTCCAATTTAAGTAAATCACAAAACCACCTCTTGAAAAACATGGCAACTAAAATGGAATCTAAGTTTGATAAGTATTGGGGGAAAGGGGATAAAATGAATCATCTCTTGTATGTGGCTGTGATTCTTGatccaagaaagaagttgaggtttttgaagttctgtttttctgaaatttatggAAATGAAGTGGCTGATGTGATGGTTGATTTGGTGAGGGGTGCCTTGGTCAAGTTGTATGATTTTTATTCTCGTGTTGATTCATCAAATGTACAAGTAGCAAGTGAGAGGGAGAGGACACACATAGAAGGTGAGTCAATAGGTTGTAGTGATCCATATGTGATGGTTAATTCTAGGTTTGAACGGTTTTTGGAGGCTGAGCAGTCCATAGGGTGTAGCAATGAGATTGACAAATATTTGGCTGAAAATTGTGAAAGTAGAAGAGGGGATGTGAAATTTGAGATATTAGGGTGGTGGAAGGCCAATTCAGATAGATATCAAGTGCTGTCCAAATTAGCTAGGGATGTGCTGGCTGTACCTGTTTCTACTGTTGCATCTGAGTCAGCGTTTAGTACCGGAGGACGCATACTTGATCCATTTCGGAGTTCACTCTCCCCACTTATGGTTCAAAATCTGGTTTGTGCACAAGACTGGCTTCAAGCCTTGGTTCCAATTTCTTTTCGCAAATCAAAAGATGAGGTAGAGGTCTTGGAAGATGAATTGCATGATTTAG tTATACGTCAAGCAGCAAGAGGTGGTGGAAGTTCAAGCTCAAGCAAAGGTATCTCAATCAACATTGATGACTAA
- the LOC126716731 gene encoding lon protease homolog 1, mitochondrial-like: protein MLKLHTRLHALTPSLSSSLRLGPTSDSASPILRAALSSLRSLTRRSRSSDLVGHRAFFCSDSDSSGDGSDRVVHVDSKAVDSEGEEAEPKSSSAIVPTNPRPEDYLTVLALPLPHRPLFPGFYMPIYVKDPKLLAALQESRKRQAPYAGAFLVKDEPGTDPSSISGSESEKNIYDFKGKELLNRLHEVGTLAQISSIQGDQVVLIGHRRLQITEMVSEEPLTVKVDHLKDKPYNKDDDVIKATSFEVISTLRDVLKTSSLWRDHVQTYTQHIGDFNFPRLADFGAAISGANKLQCQQVLEELDVYKRLKLTLELVKKEMEISKIQESIAKAIEEKISGEQRRYLLNEQLKAIKKELGLETDDKTALSAKFRERLEPNKDKIPPHVLQVIEEELTKLQLLEASSSEFNVTRNYLDWLTALPWGTYSDENFDVLHAQQILDEDHYGLADVKERILEFIAVGKLRGTSQGKIICLSGPPGVGKTSIGRSIARALNRKFFRFSVGGLSDVAEIKGHRRTYIGAMPGKMVQCLKNVGTANPLVLIDEVDKLGRGHAGDPASAMLELLDPEQNANFLDHYLDVPIDLSKVLFVCTANVVENIPSPLLDRMEVIAIAGYITDEKMHIARDYLEKSTREACGIKPEEVEVTDAALLGLIESYCREAGVRNLQKHIEKIYRKIALQLVRQGASNEPAIVEAQVVEPEETLVGCADESSQKLVESETRAEPVEDSSHEQTAETFVEVDAMPTDLPADQPSDSKDVTDPKTIQESEPTKTVEKVVVDTSNLADFVGKPVFHAERIYDRTPVGVVMGLAWTAMGGSTLYIETSQIEQGEGKGALNLTGQLGDVMKESAQIAHIVARSILVEKEPDNPYFANSKLHLHVPAGATPKDGPSAGCTMITSLLSLSMKKPVKKDLAMTGEVTLTGKILPIGGVKEKTIAARRSEVKTIIFPLANKRDFDELATNVKEGLDVHFVDDYRQIFDIAFGDDQKTGK, encoded by the exons ATGTTGAAGCTCCACACCAGGCTCCACGCGCTAACCCCATCACTCTCCTCGAGTCTCCGACTCGGACCCACCTCCGACTCGGCGAGCCCAATACTCAGGGCGGCGCTGAGTTCGCTCAGGAGCTTGACTCGGAGGAGTAGGAGCTCTGATTTGGTGGGTCACAGAGCGTTTTTCTGCTCCGATTCGGACTCTTCCGGTGATGGGTCGGATCGGGTTGTCCATGTTGACAGTAAAGCTGTGGACTCAGAGGGTGAAGAGGCTGAGCCCAAGTCTTCATCGGCTATTGTGCCCACTAATCCTAGGCCTGAGGACTATCTCACT GTTTTGGCCTTACCACTGCCACACAGACCACTTTTTCCAGGATTCTATATGCCAATTTATGTTAAG GATCCTAAATTATTAGCAGCTTTACAAGAAAGCCGCAAACGGCAAGCCCCATATGCTGGTGCTTTCCTTGTTAAAGATGAGCCAGGGACTGATCCTAGTTCAATATCTGGTTCTGAGTCAGAGAAAAACATATATGATTTTAAAGGAAAAGAGTTATTGAATCGTCTTCATGAAGTTGGTACACTTGCCCAG ATTTCAAGTATCCAAGGAGACCAAGTGGTCCTTATTGGTCATAGACGACTTCAAATCACAGAGATG GTTAGCGAGGAACCACTTACTGTAAAAGTTGATCATCTCAAG GATAAACCATATAACAAGGATGATGATGTCATTAAGGCGACATCATTTGAGGTTATATCAACCCTAAGAGATGTTCTCAAGACTAGTTCCCTTTGGAGAGATCATGTTCAAACTTATACTCAG CATATAGGAGATTTTAATTTTCCAAGGTTAGCAGATTTTGGAGCTGCAATCTCTGGTGCAAACAAATTACAATGCCAGCAAGTGCTTGAAGAGCTAGAT GTGTATAAACGTTTAAAACTTACGCTTGAACTAGTGAAGAAAGAAATGGAAATTAGCAAGATTCAG GAATCAATTGCAAAAGCAATTGAAGAAAAGATTAGTGGTGAGCAGCGCCGCTACTTGTTGAACGAACAGCTTAAGGCCATAAAGAAG GAATTGGGGTTGGAGACAGATGACAAAACAGCACTTTCTG CCAAATTTAGGGAGAGGCTTGAACCAAACAAGGATAAGATCCCACCTCATGTTTTGCAAGTTATAGAAGAAGAGCTAACAAAGTTGCAGCTGTTAGAAGCCAGTTCAAGTGAATTTAATGTAACTCGTAACTATCTAGATTGGTTGACTGCTCTTCCCTGGGGAACTTATAG TGACGAGAACTTTGATGTCCTTCATGCACAACAAATTCTTGATGAAGACCATTATGGTTTAGCTGATGTAAAGGAAAGAATATTAGAATTCATTGCTGTTGGAAAACTCAGAGGAACTTCACAAG GAAAAATAATATGTCTCTCAGGCCCACCTGGGGTGGGCAAAACAAGCATAGGTCGTTCAATTGCCCGTGCCTTGAATCGTAAGTTCTTCCGGTTTTCTGTTGGAGGATTATCAGATGTTGCTGAAATCAAG GGGCATCGACGAACCTATATTGGTGCTATGCCAGGAAAAATGGTGCAGTGCCTAAAAAATGTGGGAACAGCTAACCCTCTTGTTCTGATTGATGAGGTTGACAAG TTGGGAAGGGGGCATGCTGGTGATCCGGCAAGTGCAATGTTGGAGCTTCTTGATCCTGAACAAAATGCTAATTTTCTAGACCACTATCTTGATGTTCCAATTGACCTATCAAAG GTTCTGTTTGTGTGCACTGCAAATGTTGTGGAAAATATACCCAGTCCTCTCTTGGACAGAATGGAGGTCATTGCTATTGCTGGATATATTACTGATGAGAAAATGCACATTGCAAGAGACTATTTGGAGAAGAGCACACGTGAAGCATGTGGAATCAAACCTGAAGAG GTTGAAGTAACCGATGCAGCTCTTCTTGGTCTAATAGAAAGTTACTGTCGAGAAGCAGGAGTTCGGAATCTCCAAAAGCACATAGAAAAGATTTATCGCAAG ATAGCTCTCCAACTTGTTAGACAAGGAGCATCAAATGAACCTGCAATTGTTGAAGCTCAGGTTGTTGAACCTGAGGAAACTCTAGTGGGATGTGCTGATGAATCTAGTCAAAAATTGGTTGAAAGTGAGACTAGAGCTGAACCAGTAGAGGATAGCAGTCATGAACAAACTGCTGAAACCTTTGTAGAAGTTGATGCAATGCCAACAGACCTCCCAGCTGATCAACCTTCGGATTCAAAG GATGTGACAGATCCCAAGACAATCCAGGAAAGTGAACCAACTAAGACTGTTGAAAAAGTTGTGGTTGACACATCAAACCTAGCTGATTTTGTTGGAAAACCTGTTTTCCATGCTGAGCGCATTTATGATCGGACTCCAGTTGGAGTAGTTATGGGTCTGGCTTGGACTGCCATGGGGGGGTCCACCCTGTACATAGAGACTTCTCAAATTGAGCAAGGAGAGGGGAAAGGGGCCCTCAATCTCACCGGCCAACTTGGAGATGTTATGAAAGAAAGTGCTCAAATCGCTCACATAGTTGCAAGATCAATATTAGTTGAGAAGGAGCCTGATAACCCTTATTTTGCAAATTCCAAGCTTCATCTTCATGTTCCTGCAGGGGCCACCCCTAAGGATGGGCCTAGTGCTGGTTGCACCATGATCACATCCTTGCTGTCTCTTTCCATGAAGAAGCCTGTCAAGAAGGATCTAGCAATGACTGGGGAAGTTACTCTAACAGGGAAGATTCTTCCAATTGGTGGG GTTAAGGAGAAAACTATAGCAGCCAGAAGGAGTGAAGTAAAGACCATCATATTCCCTTTGGCCAACAAGAGGGATTTCGATGAACTTGCAACAAATGTGAAAGAAGGCCTCGATGTTCACTTTGTAGATGACTACAGGCAGATATTCGATATAGCTTTTGGTGATGACCAGAAGACAGGAAAATAA
- the LOC126716734 gene encoding pentatricopeptide repeat-containing protein At1g09820 yields MNSRSKLFQVNFLHGKVSIFTRNKQSSRPFCSPDSTATTPTSQSLNIPSLSELISKQHWSELKTHLKLNPTSSTTLLHHLLSSEADPELTLRYFNWSQKEFRLSHPLELSFRLLHSLANTKKHSKMRALLDGFVKVENFHSNSLILHMVSMSGNSFCANSMIVDMLVLAYVRNRKTHLGLEVFKRAGDYGFRLSVFSCNPLLSGLVKESAIGDVEYVYKEIRRRKIEPDVITFNVVVNGLCKVGKLNKAGDVIEDMKAWGFLPNVVTYNTLIDGYCKMGRVGKMYKAESILKDMVANQVCPNEVTYNILIDGFCKDENVSAAKKVFEEMQRQGLRANMITYNSLINGLCCDGQLDEAISLRNEMLGSGVKPNVVTFNVLINGFCKKKMIKEARELFDDIRKQGLAPNAITYNTLIDACCKNGIMEEAIVLQSSMLEKGIFPDVSTYNCLIAGLCRKGDIEAARKLITDMEGKGLRADLVTYNIIIDALCKEGESRKAARLLNEIFKMGLSPSHVTYNTLMDGYCMEGNLKAAVNVKTRMEKEGRQANVVTYNVLIKGFCKKGKLEDANRLLNEMLERGLNPNRTTYEVVREEMMEKGFVPDIEGHLYNVSVGT; encoded by the coding sequence ATGAATTCAAGATCAAAGCTTTTCCAAGTCAATTTTCTACATGGGAAAGTTTCCATTTTCACGAGAAATAAACAGAGTTCCAGGCCTTTTTGCTCTCCAGACTCCACTGCAACAACCCCAACCTCACAATCTCTCAACATCCCATCTCTCTCAGAGCTCATATCAAAGCAACACTGGTCAGAGCTGAAGACCCATCTCAAACTCAACCCCACAAGCTCCACCACACTTCTCCACCACTTGCTCAGCTCAGAGGCTGACCCAGAGCTCACTCTCAGGTACTTCAACTGGTCCCAGAAAGAGTTCAGACTCTCACACCCTCTCGAGCTCTCTTTTAGACTCTTGCACTCACTTGCCAATACCAAAAAGCACTCAAAGATGAGAGCTTTATTAGATGGTTTTGTTAAAGTTGAGAACTTTCATTCCAATTCTTTGATTTTACATATGGTTTCAATGAGTGGCAATAGTTTTTGTGCTAATTCAATGATAGTTGATATGTTAGTGTTAGCATATGTGAGAAATAGGAAGACCCATTTGGGGTTGGAGGTGTTTAAGAGAGCTGGGGATTATGGGTTTAGGTTGTCTGTGTTTTCATGTAATCCATTGTTAAGTGGTTTGGTGAAGGAGAGTGCAATTGGGGATGTGGAATATGTGTATAAGGAGATTAGGAGGAGGAAGATTGAGCCTGATGTGATTACATTTAATGTTGTGGTTAATGGGTTGTGTAAGGTTGGGAAGTTGAATAAGGCTGGGGATGTTATTGAGGACATGAAGGCGTGGGGGTTTTTGCCGAATGTGGTTACGTATAATACTCTCATTGATGGGTATTGCAAGATGGGTAGGGTAGGAAAAATGTATAAGGCTGAATCCATTTTGAAGGATATGGTGGCGAATCAAGTTTGCCCGAATGAGGTGACTTATAATATTTTGATTGACGGGTTTTGTAAGGATGAGAATGTGTCAGCTGCAAAAAAGGTGTTTGAGGAAATGCAAAGGCAGGGTTTAAGAGCCAATATGATCACGTATAATTCATTGATTAATGGCCTGTGTTGTGATGGGCAGCTTGATGAGGCTATTAGTTTGCGGAATGAAATGTTGGGCTCGGGTGTGAAGCCGAATGTTGTTACTTTTAATGTGCTTATAAATGGGTTTTGTAAGAAGAAAATGATTAAGGAAGCTAGAGAGTTGTTTGATGATATAAGGAAACAAGGGTTAGCTCCTAATGCTATAACGTATAATACATTGATTGATGCTTGTTGTAAGAATGGGATAATGGAGGAAGCCATTGTGCTGCAAAGTTCAATGTTAGAGAAGGGGATTTTCCCTGATGTTTCGACCTATAATTGCTTAATTGCAGGTTTGTGTAGAAAGGGGGATATAGAAGCGGCCAGGAAACTTATAACTGATATGGAGGGTAAGGGATTGAGAGCTGATCTTGtaacatataatataattatagaTGCACTGTGCAAGGAAGGGGAATCAAGAAAGGCAGCAAGGCTCTTGAATGAGATATTTAAGATGGGTTTGAGCCCAAGTCACGTGACATACAATACTTTGATGGATGGCTATTGTATGGAAGGTAACCTCAAGGCAGCAGTGAATGTAAAAACACGGATGGAGAAGGAAGGGAGGCAGGCAAATGTGGTAACCTACAATGTGTTGATTAAAGGTTTTTGTAAGAAGGGCAAGCTGGAGGATGCAAACAGGCTTCTTAATGAGATGCTAGAAAGAGGTTTGAACCCAAATCGGACTACTTATGAAGTAGTAAGAGAGGAAATGATGGAGAAAGGTTTTGTTCCAGATATAGAAGGGCATCTATATAATGTCTCTGTTGGCACCTGA
- the LOC126716550 gene encoding LOW QUALITY PROTEIN: uncharacterized protein LOC126716550 (The sequence of the model RefSeq protein was modified relative to this genomic sequence to represent the inferred CDS: substituted 2 bases at 2 genomic stop codons), translating into MVFDSEKCRQLVGEEASSQSGKFTFLNCLDMGSGTVACGVKEGVKLYFXSIXAAHVEKARHIAIENALVYALSQGMAAKDAAIEAQKEGAKSAKLATWKAKRIIGPIISSGWDFFEAIYYGGTMTEGFLRGTGTSFGLHAGGFFGEQRFGRFGYLVGSQLGSWVGGTIGLMVYDVSNGVHYLVQFVQTAESVLRETPAYEKFEASEDITIYEAPPSVRHM; encoded by the exons ATGGTGTTTGATT CTGAAAAATGTCGGCAGCTGGTTGGGGAAGAGGCTTCATCCCAAAGTGGGAAGTTTACATTCTTGAACTGTTTAGACATGGGCTCTGGAACTGTAGCATGTGGTGTGAAAGAGGGTGTGAAGCTGTACTTCTAGAGCATTTGAGCTGCTCATGTTGAAAAAGCAAGGCATATTGCAATTGAGAATGCCTTAGTTTATGCATTGTCACAGGGGATGGCAGCTAAAGATGCAGCCATAGAAGCACAGAAAGAAGGGGCAAAGTCTGCAAAGTTGGCAACCTGGAAAGCCAAGCGCATTATAGGCCCTATTATCTCCTCTGGATGGGACTTTTTTGAAGCAATATACTATGGTGGTACCATGACAGAAGGGTTCCTCAGAGGCACTGGGACATCATTTGGCCTGCATGCTGGTGGTTTCTTTGGAGAGCAAAGGTTTGGGAGGTTTGGCTATCTTGTGGGAAGTCAATTGGGCAGTTGGGTTGGAGGTACGATTGGACTTATGGTATATGATGTGTCTAATGGAGTGCATTACTTGGTTCAGTTTGTACAAACTGCAGAAAGTGTTCTTCGTGAAACACCAGCCTATGAAAAATTTGAAGCTTCTGAGGACATAACTATTTATGAGGCTCCTCCTTCTGTCCGTCATATGTGA